A genomic segment from Ignavibacteriales bacterium encodes:
- the alaS gene encoding alanine--tRNA ligase, translating to MTSRQIRQQFLDFFKEKEHRIVHSAPVVPFNDPTLLFTNAGMNQFKDVFLGTGNREYKRAADTQKCIRVSGKHNDLEEVGHDTYHHTLFEMLGNWSFGDYYKKEAIGWAWELLTEVWKLPKERLWATVYKDDNEALELWKSETDINPKHILKFAEKDNFWEMGETGPCGPCSEIHISVGDDFDNPDLVNAGSPECIEIWNLVFIQYNRDETGMLHDLPAKHVDTGMGFERVCSVLQKKKSNYDTDVFTPIIDAVVTLSNVKYDKEEDRIPMRVIADHIRALTFAIADGAVPGNDGRGYVLRRILRRAARYGRKINLKDPFLYKLVDILADNMGDVFPDVVEKKDYVKKVIKAEEESFNATLDRGIELFDEVVKKLIKQNIKVIPGEDVFKLYDTFGFPVDLTNVMAREIDFAIDEDGFNKLMNEQKSRGREASKDKFASVNVTLNDLSDFNLSSSIPTVFTGYDELKTKAKIIGIKKDNENTLVILDKSPFYVESGGQTDDLGKLIAGNNSFDVVDVTKIDGLVIHVLNSNKTALLKTGIEVSAEVDEERRWDIMRNHSVTHFLHKALRTVLGTHVHQAGSYVGPDRLRFDFTHFAKLTTDEINKIEKFVNEQLRKNIPLSHHRNTPFEEAKKMGALMFFGDKYGDKVNVVQFGDFTMEFCGGTHVHNSSEIGLFKILSESSIASGVRRIEAVTGAGVENYIQAQAEHLKSSEQKIEELLDVKKKHEKEIAELKTKDNLGQLDHILSLSLEAKTVKIFKGKVHAENMDELKSFGDEMRNKIKSGVGVLIAQIDDKVGIVAVVSDDLIKDKKLSAGKIVGELAKLVGGGGGGRPHLATAGGKEVGQIVTALTKVEKIVGSFL from the coding sequence ATGACCTCACGACAAATTCGTCAGCAATTTTTAGATTTTTTTAAGGAAAAAGAACATCGCATTGTTCACTCCGCTCCGGTTGTTCCTTTTAATGATCCAACTCTGCTTTTTACAAATGCCGGAATGAATCAGTTTAAAGATGTTTTTTTAGGAACAGGAAACAGAGAATACAAACGTGCAGCAGATACACAAAAATGTATTCGCGTTTCAGGTAAGCACAACGATTTGGAAGAAGTCGGTCACGATACTTACCATCACACTTTGTTTGAGATGCTCGGCAATTGGTCGTTTGGTGATTACTATAAAAAAGAAGCAATTGGTTGGGCTTGGGAGTTGTTAACCGAAGTTTGGAAGCTTCCTAAAGAAAGATTATGGGCAACTGTTTATAAAGATGATAATGAAGCGCTTGAACTTTGGAAATCTGAAACAGATATAAACCCAAAGCATATTTTAAAGTTTGCTGAAAAAGATAACTTTTGGGAAATGGGTGAAACTGGTCCGTGCGGTCCGTGCTCAGAAATTCACATAAGTGTTGGCGATGATTTTGATAATCCTGATTTAGTAAACGCAGGTTCACCGGAATGTATTGAAATCTGGAATTTGGTTTTTATCCAGTATAATCGTGATGAAACTGGAATGCTGCATGATCTTCCAGCAAAACACGTTGATACAGGAATGGGATTTGAACGTGTGTGTTCAGTACTGCAAAAGAAAAAATCAAATTATGATACAGATGTTTTCACTCCGATTATCGATGCAGTTGTAACTCTTTCAAATGTAAAGTATGATAAAGAAGAAGATAGAATTCCGATGCGTGTAATTGCAGATCATATCCGTGCGCTAACTTTTGCAATTGCTGATGGCGCTGTTCCCGGTAATGATGGTCGTGGTTATGTTCTACGAAGAATTTTAAGACGTGCAGCTCGGTACGGAAGAAAAATAAATTTAAAAGATCCGTTTCTTTACAAACTTGTTGATATTCTTGCTGATAATATGGGAGATGTTTTTCCTGACGTTGTTGAGAAAAAAGATTATGTTAAAAAAGTTATTAAAGCAGAAGAAGAAAGTTTTAACGCAACCTTAGATCGTGGAATTGAATTGTTTGATGAAGTTGTTAAAAAATTAATCAAACAAAACATTAAAGTTATTCCCGGTGAAGATGTTTTTAAATTATACGATACTTTTGGTTTTCCTGTTGATTTAACAAATGTAATGGCACGAGAAATTGACTTTGCAATTGATGAAGATGGTTTTAATAAACTGATGAATGAACAAAAATCACGCGGGCGCGAAGCATCAAAAGATAAGTTTGCTTCTGTAAATGTTACTTTAAACGACCTTTCGGATTTTAATTTGAGTAGTTCTATTCCAACTGTTTTTACAGGTTATGATGAACTTAAAACAAAGGCAAAGATCATCGGAATAAAAAAGGATAATGAAAACACGTTAGTGATTTTGGATAAGTCTCCCTTTTATGTTGAATCCGGCGGACAAACAGATGATTTGGGAAAGCTAATTGCTGGAAATAATTCTTTTGATGTTGTTGATGTGACTAAAATTGATGGACTAGTTATTCATGTATTAAATTCTAATAAAACTGCGTTGTTAAAAACTGGAATTGAAGTAAGCGCAGAGGTTGATGAGGAGCGCCGCTGGGATATTATGCGTAATCATTCCGTCACTCATTTTTTGCACAAAGCACTAAGAACTGTTTTAGGAACACACGTCCATCAGGCTGGTTCGTATGTTGGTCCGGATAGATTACGTTTTGATTTTACGCATTTTGCAAAACTTACTACAGATGAAATTAATAAAATTGAAAAATTTGTAAATGAGCAGTTAAGAAAAAATATTCCGTTATCTCATCATCGCAATACTCCTTTTGAAGAAGCCAAAAAAATGGGTGCGCTAATGTTTTTTGGTGATAAGTATGGCGACAAAGTTAATGTTGTTCAGTTTGGTGATTTTACAATGGAATTTTGCGGAGGTACACACGTTCATAATTCATCAGAAATTGGTTTGTTTAAAATATTGAGCGAGTCATCTATAGCCAGCGGAGTGCGTAGAATTGAGGCTGTAACTGGTGCAGGAGTTGAAAATTATATTCAAGCTCAAGCAGAACATTTAAAATCATCAGAGCAAAAAATTGAAGAGTTGCTTGATGTTAAAAAGAAACATGAAAAAGAAATTGCCGAACTAAAAACAAAAGATAATCTCGGTCAGCTTGATCACATACTGTCACTTTCATTAGAAGCAAAAACCGTTAAAATATTTAAAGGTAAAGTTCACGCTGAAAATATGGATGAATTAAAATCTTTTGGTGATGAAATGCGTAATAAAATAAAAAGTGGAGTTGGTGTTCTTATAGCACAAATTGACGATAAAGTTGGAATTGTTGCTGTAGTAAGTGATGACTTAATAAAAGACAAAAAACTTAGCGCTGGAAAAATTGTTGGTGAGCTTGCAAAATTAGTCGGCGGCGGCGGCGGCGGTCGCCCTCATCTGGCAACTGCCGGTGGAAAAGAAGTAGGGCAGATTGTTACTGCTTTGACTAAAGTAGAAAAAATTGTTGGAAGTTTTTTGTAG
- the radA gene encoding DNA repair protein RadA, giving the protein MSKTKIKYICSNCGYESLRWIGKCPECESWNSFTEEIVETSPRKANISKSKFSYSKILDISANEDDRVKTGIVEFDRVLGGGIMPGSVILLGGDPGIGKSTIAMQAAASIKEKVLYVTGEESEKQIKLRSSRLKVKSDSFFVQAETELSNILGAIKEISPSVVIIDSIQTTYRNELENSPGTITQIRECAAMLMEEAKKNHYSVIIIGHVTKEGMIAGPKILEHMVDTVLQFEGETNHSFRILRAQKNRFGSTNEIGVFEMREDGLREVTNPSELFLSEREKQTPGSVVTSSIEGSRPILLEVQALVTPSNFGYPQRVSNGFDQKRLSILLAVLEKRANVRASVNNVFVNVAGGIRVIEPAVDLAVCVSITSSLLEKVVDNQTIIIGEVGLGGEIRSVGYIEKRIAEAQKLGFKTAVVPIGNLKSLKQSKSINIISVENVKDAVEKLL; this is encoded by the coding sequence ATGAGTAAAACAAAAATAAAATACATTTGCTCCAATTGCGGGTATGAATCTTTAAGATGGATTGGCAAATGTCCCGAATGTGAAAGTTGGAATTCATTTACAGAGGAAATTGTTGAAACATCGCCACGCAAAGCAAACATTTCAAAATCTAAATTTAGTTACAGTAAAATTTTAGATATTTCTGCAAACGAAGACGATAGAGTAAAAACAGGAATCGTAGAGTTTGATCGTGTACTTGGTGGTGGGATTATGCCAGGCTCCGTTATTTTGCTCGGCGGTGATCCAGGAATCGGTAAATCAACAATAGCTATGCAGGCTGCTGCAAGCATTAAAGAAAAAGTATTATACGTAACCGGGGAAGAATCAGAAAAACAGATTAAACTTAGATCAAGCCGGCTAAAAGTAAAATCAGATTCATTTTTTGTTCAGGCTGAAACTGAATTATCAAATATACTTGGTGCTATAAAAGAAATCTCGCCGTCCGTTGTAATTATCGATTCAATCCAAACAACTTACAGAAACGAATTGGAAAATTCGCCCGGAACAATTACGCAAATCCGCGAATGTGCCGCAATGTTAATGGAAGAAGCAAAAAAAAATCATTACTCCGTGATCATAATTGGACACGTTACAAAAGAAGGAATGATTGCAGGACCAAAAATTTTAGAACACATGGTTGATACGGTTTTACAATTTGAAGGTGAAACAAATCATTCGTTTAGAATTTTGCGCGCACAGAAAAACAGATTTGGCAGCACGAATGAAATTGGCGTATTTGAAATGCGTGAAGATGGTTTGCGCGAGGTTACAAATCCAAGTGAGTTATTTTTAAGCGAACGGGAAAAACAAACTCCCGGTTCAGTGGTTACATCCAGTATCGAAGGAAGCAGACCAATTTTATTGGAAGTTCAGGCATTAGTTACACCTTCAAACTTTGGTTATCCTCAACGCGTATCAAATGGTTTTGATCAAAAAAGATTATCTATTCTGCTTGCAGTTTTAGAAAAGCGGGCAAATGTTCGCGCTTCTGTAAATAATGTTTTTGTAAATGTTGCAGGAGGAATTCGCGTTATAGAACCGGCTGTTGATCTTGCAGTTTGCGTCAGCATTACCTCAAGTTTGTTGGAAAAGGTTGTTGATAATCAAACTATAATAATTGGTGAAGTAGGGTTGGGAGGCGAAATCAGAAGCGTTGGGTATATAGAAAAAAGAATTGCTGAAGCACAAAAACTTGGATTTAAAACAGCCGTTGTTCCAATTGGAAATTTAAAAAGTTTAAAACAATCTAAATCAATAAACATAATTTCTGTTGAAAATGTTAAAGATGCGGTTGAAAAATTGTTATAA
- a CDS encoding RNA-binding protein, giving the protein MSTKLFVGSLPWSANDEDLQNAFAAHGNVISAKVVTDKETRRSRGFGFVEFETEAEATAAIQALNGSELKGRNIIVSEAKPKK; this is encoded by the coding sequence GTGAGTACAAAATTGTTTGTAGGGAGTCTCCCCTGGTCAGCTAATGACGAAGATTTGCAGAATGCTTTTGCCGCACATGGCAACGTTATTTCAGCAAAAGTAGTTACTGATAAAGAGACACGCAGATCTAGAGGATTTGGTTTCGTTGAGTTTGAAACCGAAGCTGAAGCAACTGCGGCTATTCAGGCACTAAATGGTTCTGAACTCAAGGGTCGTAATATCATCGTAAGTGAAGCAAAACCCAAGAAATAA
- a CDS encoding carboxypeptidase-like regulatory domain-containing protein: MKSVLVLLFFCLSVPTIAQQFVIKGKVSDKTTTKPLSFANIRIINSTIGSAANVAGEYEIKMQPGTYKLIASFIGYYSDTLEVNLKQSISDFNFSLLQTKVDLEEVVIKPGENPAIEIIRKAIEKRKFRNQQIQNYEVEAYTKGLIRTTGDISAGDNSIGVGLGGSDTTELIISGILENHSRNYFEGPNQFKSIILARKQSANFPPSINTLTGGRLIQNFYDNDVNFLGRDLPGPISDNALQYYYFYIENVLAQNDKKVYQIHMEPDNTADPGFVGKVFIEDSTFNLVKVDFILNRAANTGNLFDTVNIYQQFDEYENVFMPIDYRLFVKANILGLVRFGFELNTIMFNYSINKKLPNDIFNKAIVTVIPEADNVDRSYWKNTQTIPNTLEEELAYNRIDSLENIPKNFWDDFSFLNTRIGLSKNISISAPLGMYHFSRVEGHALDFGIFVDDAFNRRFNSALKLSYGFSDNKFKQDFSTGYLLGDYRTWKVKFNAFNRMNVLFGESDNYGELFSTLVTLISKDEFRDYYYSKGFSFGVEGEVLPILNMRVGFKNKTDNSAYNTTDFSFFNKDKSYRPNPKIYETKINSLNVGFDIDFRKYIEDGYFRRRTSLGRSYILFSGDVTYSNPDFLNSGLKFTTYELSSRVFLRTFKSASLNLFVYAKSTDGATPYQDLYALPGNIDIVFNPHTFRTLNINEIIGDRILTLNFTHDFRDELFRLANIPGIKNWEIMLSLIFNAAITDVTSETSNILTNPVKTFKHPFYEIGFGVGQGLLPFKLEFMWKLNYRDGNNFRVGLNMPLL, encoded by the coding sequence ATGAAATCAGTTTTAGTCCTCCTGTTTTTTTGTTTATCTGTCCCAACAATCGCACAGCAGTTTGTAATAAAAGGGAAAGTATCAGATAAAACAACAACCAAACCACTAAGTTTTGCTAACATTAGAATTATTAATTCAACTATTGGTTCTGCTGCAAATGTTGCAGGTGAGTATGAAATTAAAATGCAACCCGGCACCTACAAACTAATTGCATCTTTTATAGGATATTATTCTGATACTCTTGAAGTGAATCTAAAACAAAGCATTTCTGATTTTAATTTTTCCCTCTTACAAACTAAAGTTGATTTAGAAGAAGTTGTAATAAAGCCTGGAGAAAATCCGGCAATAGAAATAATTCGCAAAGCAATTGAAAAACGAAAATTCAGAAATCAACAAATACAAAATTATGAAGTAGAAGCTTACACAAAAGGACTTATTAGAACCACCGGAGATATTTCTGCGGGAGACAATAGCATAGGAGTTGGTTTAGGCGGCAGCGATACAACAGAATTAATTATTTCCGGAATTCTTGAAAATCATAGTCGCAATTATTTTGAAGGGCCAAATCAATTCAAATCAATAATACTTGCACGAAAACAGAGCGCAAACTTTCCGCCCTCAATTAATACTTTAACTGGCGGAAGACTGATTCAAAATTTTTATGATAATGACGTAAATTTTTTAGGTAGAGATTTACCCGGCCCTATTTCCGATAACGCACTTCAGTACTATTATTTCTATATCGAAAATGTGCTTGCACAGAACGATAAAAAAGTCTATCAAATTCATATGGAGCCTGATAATACAGCCGATCCTGGATTTGTCGGAAAAGTTTTTATTGAAGATAGTACATTCAACTTAGTAAAAGTTGATTTTATTTTAAATCGAGCTGCAAATACCGGAAACCTATTTGATACTGTAAATATTTATCAGCAGTTTGATGAGTATGAAAATGTTTTTATGCCTATCGATTATAGATTGTTTGTTAAAGCAAATATTTTAGGTTTGGTAAGGTTTGGATTTGAGTTAAATACAATAATGTTTAATTATTCTATCAATAAAAAACTACCCAATGATATTTTTAATAAAGCAATTGTAACAGTAATACCTGAAGCCGACAATGTTGACCGCTCTTATTGGAAAAACACACAAACAATTCCCAACACGCTAGAGGAGGAATTAGCTTATAACAGAATAGATAGTTTAGAAAATATTCCAAAAAATTTCTGGGATGATTTTTCATTTCTTAATACAAGAATTGGTTTATCAAAAAACATTTCAATCAGTGCGCCGCTTGGGATGTATCATTTTTCCCGGGTCGAAGGTCATGCATTAGATTTTGGAATTTTTGTTGACGACGCTTTTAATAGAAGATTTAATTCAGCTTTAAAATTATCTTACGGATTTTCCGATAATAAGTTTAAGCAGGATTTTAGTACCGGATATCTTTTGGGGGATTATAGAACCTGGAAAGTAAAATTTAATGCTTTTAACAGAATGAATGTTTTGTTCGGTGAATCTGATAATTATGGCGAGCTATTTTCTACTCTCGTAACATTAATTTCAAAAGATGAATTCAGAGATTATTATTATTCAAAAGGATTTTCTTTCGGAGTTGAAGGGGAAGTTCTCCCAATTCTAAATATGCGTGTTGGATTTAAAAACAAAACCGATAACAGCGCATACAACACAACAGATTTTTCTTTTTTTAATAAAGACAAATCATACAGACCTAATCCAAAAATTTATGAAACGAAGATAAACTCCTTAAACGTTGGATTTGATATTGATTTCAGGAAGTACATTGAAGACGGATATTTTCGCAGAAGAACTTCGCTAGGCAGATCATACATTTTATTTTCCGGTGATGTTACATATTCTAATCCCGATTTTCTGAACAGCGGATTAAAGTTTACAACTTATGAATTATCATCTAGAGTATTTCTTAGAACATTTAAATCTGCTTCTCTAAATTTATTTGTCTATGCAAAATCAACCGATGGCGCAACACCTTACCAGGATTTATACGCACTGCCGGGCAATATTGATATTGTATTTAATCCGCATACTTTTAGAACTTTAAACATAAATGAAATTATTGGCGATAGAATTTTAACATTAAATTTTACTCACGATTTTAGAGACGAACTTTTTAGATTGGCAAACATTCCAGGAATTAAAAATTGGGAAATTATGTTGTCTTTAATTTTTAATGCAGCAATTACTGATGTTACAAGTGAAACATCAAATATTTTAACAAATCCTGTCAAAACATTTAAACATCCTTTTTATGAAATTGGATTTGGAGTTGGACAAGGATTACTGCCATTTAAATTAGAATTTATGTGGAAGCTAAATTATCGTGATGGAAACAATTTTAGAGTTGGATTAAATATGCCGCTGTTGTAG
- a CDS encoding saccharopine dehydrogenase NADP-binding domain-containing protein, giving the protein MKNILVIGAGRTSSSLINYLLNKSKEMGWAITVADQSLELAEQKTANHPRAKAIMFNVLDDEQRSVQISKADIVVSLLPETFHIHIVKDCIKYRAHLVTASYISQEMASFDEEVKNAGLIFLNEMGLDPGIDHMDTMRLISKVNSIGGKLNSLKSYGGGLIAPECDDNPWGYKITWNPMNVVTAGMASARYVKDGKLKIVPYSRVFTDNHLVDVPSLGKFESYPNRDSIKYRRIYNIPSIPNVFRGSLRKIGFCKAWNALVQIGLTDNRYIVPDSDKLNYNDWLSFYLDKKNGIDIRQAVAEFLNESESSDVIKKIEWLGLLSDEKIQLTDVSPAEILLDLLKQKWNFSEKDKDMVILQTEIEYEIKNKIERLVSSLVLYGKPGFNTAMSASVGLPLGVGAKLILSNSIKEKGVIIPIYPDIYEPAMQELAELGIKPLEVVTSI; this is encoded by the coding sequence ATGAAAAACATTTTAGTAATTGGCGCAGGTCGCACTTCTTCTTCTCTCATAAATTATCTATTAAATAAATCTAAAGAAATGGGTTGGGCAATTACGGTTGCCGATCAATCTTTAGAATTAGCTGAACAAAAAACAGCAAATCATCCAAGAGCAAAAGCAATTATGTTTAATGTTTTGGATGATGAACAGCGTTCGGTACAAATTAGCAAAGCCGATATAGTTGTTTCATTACTCCCCGAAACCTTTCATATCCACATTGTTAAGGATTGTATAAAATATAGAGCGCATCTTGTAACTGCTTCTTATATTTCTCAAGAAATGGCTTCATTTGATGAAGAGGTAAAAAATGCGGGATTGATTTTTCTTAACGAGATGGGGCTTGATCCAGGTATAGATCACATGGATACAATGAGATTGATCAGCAAGGTTAATAGTATCGGCGGCAAATTAAATTCACTTAAATCTTATGGTGGCGGATTAATTGCGCCCGAATGCGATGATAATCCGTGGGGATATAAAATTACGTGGAATCCGATGAATGTTGTAACTGCGGGCATGGCAAGTGCACGTTATGTTAAAGATGGTAAATTAAAAATTGTTCCTTACAGCCGGGTTTTTACAGATAATCATTTAGTTGATGTGCCTAGTCTTGGTAAGTTTGAATCTTATCCCAATAGAGATTCTATTAAATATAGAAGAATATATAACATTCCAAGTATACCAAATGTATTTAGAGGATCTTTAAGAAAAATAGGATTTTGTAAAGCGTGGAATGCTCTTGTTCAGATTGGATTGACAGATAACCGTTACATAGTACCTGATTCTGATAAATTAAATTATAATGATTGGCTCTCTTTTTATCTTGATAAAAAAAATGGAATAGATATTAGACAAGCTGTAGCAGAATTTTTAAATGAATCCGAATCAAGTGATGTTATAAAAAAAATTGAATGGTTAGGGCTGTTGAGTGATGAAAAAATTCAACTTACAGATGTTAGTCCGGCAGAAATTTTACTTGATCTTTTAAAACAAAAATGGAATTTCAGTGAAAAAGATAAAGATATGGTTATACTACAAACTGAAATTGAATACGAAATAAAAAACAAAATTGAAAGGTTGGTTTCTTCATTAGTGCTTTATGGTAAACCTGGATTTAATACAGCGATGTCTGCTTCTGTTGGATTGCCACTTGGTGTTGGTGCAAAATTAATTTTAAGTAACAGTATAAAGGAGAAAGGGGTTATTATTCCGATTTATCCTGATATTTATGAGCCCGCAATGCAAGAATTGGCTGAGCTTGGAATCAAACCACTGGAGGTTGTTACAAGTATTTAA
- a CDS encoding HAD family phosphatase yields MSKRKYSAIVFDLGQVLVRFDYKHFVEKINKHKAGIGEQFLELYKQNYNVHRDFEKGKISEKVFIAQMLEYLEHCIDEETFCKYWSDIFSFNEEVIALLPRLKKNYKLYLVSNTNSIHKKHGYENYELLKLFDKLFLSHEVGFIKPEEEIYRAVENVSGFLPEEHIFVDDILEYVDAAKKLGWDGIQFVSYDDLLYNLKAREII; encoded by the coding sequence ATGAGTAAAAGAAAATATTCGGCAATAGTTTTTGATTTGGGACAGGTTTTAGTTCGGTTTGATTACAAGCATTTTGTAGAAAAGATTAATAAACACAAAGCAGGAATCGGTGAGCAATTCTTGGAGTTGTATAAACAGAACTATAATGTTCATCGTGATTTTGAAAAAGGGAAGATATCCGAAAAAGTTTTTATTGCTCAGATGTTAGAATATCTTGAGCATTGTATTGATGAAGAAACATTTTGTAAATATTGGTCGGATATTTTTTCTTTTAATGAAGAAGTAATTGCACTTTTACCAAGACTTAAAAAAAATTATAAACTTTATCTTGTTTCCAACACAAATTCAATCCACAAAAAACATGGATATGAAAATTACGAACTTTTAAAATTGTTTGATAAACTGTTTTTATCACATGAAGTTGGATTTATTAAACCCGAAGAAGAAATTTATCGCGCAGTAGAAAATGTTTCCGGTTTTTTACCTGAAGAACATATTTTTGTCGATGATATTTTAGAATATGTTGATGCTGCAAAAAAATTAGGATGGGATGGAATCCAATTTGTCAGTTACGATGATTTACTTTATAATCTAAAAGCAAGAGAAATAATATGA
- a CDS encoding N-acetyltransferase, whose product MSEVINDRQGSRFVLEVQGAEVYVLYAEDKGILDLYSTYTPSNMRGQGLAAIVVKAALKYAKENKLKVIPGCWYVRKFLEKHPEYHKIVLEN is encoded by the coding sequence ATGAGCGAAGTTATTAATGATAGACAAGGCAGCCGTTTTGTATTGGAAGTTCAGGGTGCAGAAGTGTATGTATTGTATGCAGAGGATAAAGGAATACTTGATCTATATTCAACTTATACGCCTAGTAATATGCGCGGGCAAGGTTTAGCTGCGATAGTAGTAAAGGCTGCACTTAAATACGCTAAGGAGAATAAATTAAAAGTTATTCCTGGTTGCTGGTATGTTAGAAAGTTTTTAGAAAAACACCCTGAATATCATAAAATTGTTTTAGAAAATTAA
- a CDS encoding M14 family metallopeptidase produces MKNKNSSKDWLTFFEKSNHLESPDYDNTLKYFQKFADNTPYVIIKTIGLTPQGRKLKVIIVSKDRAFTPEQAKKTGKAILLIQNGIHPGEVEGKDACMLLLREIIITKEKAHFLDNTILLIIPVLNIDGHERISPFNRPNQNGPKKMGWRTNALNLNLNRDYLKADTPEIKSFLKLFNDWLPDFMIDNHTTNGADYQYHVTYGIETHQNIDRGLLSFIERKYLPNLLQKVEDDGFTIGPYMEFKSGTIESGIIDLPAPPRLSHGYCATQNRICLLVETHSLKPFANRVFSTKSMMEHTISFVNDNYKEIVLLNRLADKQTIKNYLVDNKKFPLVLAGNGKFDKFLFKGFEWYDEHSEVTGSTVRKYTNNPMEIEIPIFNKANSLKKITVPAAYLIPPQFLEIIEIIKAHQIKFNLIKTKKKLKVQKYKFEKVQFASRPYEGRHLPSYTCSAFNQTVEVETGTLIVYTNQRALRVIVNLLEPEAPDSFVNWGFFNAFFERKEYAEAYVMEPYAKQMIKEDSQLRAEYYKMLNEDESFRNNSGERLDFFYKRSPFYDKGENVYPIMRLVGKNI; encoded by the coding sequence ATGAAAAACAAAAACTCCTCTAAAGACTGGCTTACATTTTTTGAAAAATCAAATCATCTCGAATCTCCTGATTATGATAACACTTTAAAATATTTTCAAAAATTTGCAGATAATACACCGTATGTAATAATCAAGACCATTGGTTTAACCCCGCAAGGGAGAAAATTAAAAGTAATAATAGTTTCAAAGGATAGAGCATTTACTCCAGAGCAAGCAAAGAAAACGGGTAAAGCAATTTTACTTATCCAAAATGGAATTCATCCTGGCGAAGTTGAAGGTAAAGATGCTTGCATGCTATTACTTCGCGAAATTATTATCACAAAAGAAAAAGCACATTTTCTTGATAATACAATTTTACTAATCATTCCTGTTTTAAACATTGATGGCCATGAAAGGATTAGTCCATTTAACAGACCAAATCAAAACGGTCCTAAGAAAATGGGCTGGCGTACAAATGCTTTAAACTTAAACCTGAACCGCGATTATTTAAAAGCTGACACACCGGAAATAAAATCATTTCTAAAACTTTTTAACGATTGGCTGCCTGATTTTATGATTGATAATCATACAACAAACGGTGCTGATTATCAATATCATGTAACATATGGAATTGAAACTCATCAAAATATTGATAGAGGGTTATTGAGTTTTATAGAAAGAAAATATCTTCCAAACTTACTACAAAAAGTTGAAGATGATGGATTTACTATCGGACCTTATATGGAATTTAAATCAGGAACTATTGAAAGCGGAATTATTGATTTACCTGCTCCACCCCGTTTATCGCACGGATATTGTGCCACACAAAATAGAATTTGTTTGCTAGTAGAAACTCATAGTTTAAAACCATTTGCTAATCGCGTATTTTCAACAAAATCAATGATGGAACATACAATCAGTTTTGTAAACGATAATTACAAAGAAATTGTATTATTAAATCGCTTAGCAGATAAACAAACAATAAAAAATTATTTGGTTGATAATAAAAAATTTCCCCTTGTCTTAGCAGGTAATGGTAAGTTTGATAAATTTTTGTTTAAAGGGTTTGAATGGTACGATGAGCACAGTGAAGTTACTGGTTCGACTGTTCGCAAGTACACTAACAATCCGATGGAAATAGAAATTCCTATTTTTAATAAAGCTAACTCGCTTAAAAAAATAACAGTTCCAGCCGCTTATCTTATTCCACCTCAATTTTTAGAAATAATAGAAATAATTAAAGCACATCAAATAAAATTTAATCTTATAAAAACGAAGAAGAAATTAAAAGTGCAAAAGTACAAATTTGAAAAAGTACAATTTGCCTCACGACCATATGAAGGCAGACATCTTCCATCATATACTTGTTCAGCTTTTAATCAAACTGTGGAAGTTGAAACTGGAACTTTAATCGTTTATACAAATCAAAGAGCATTAAGAGTGATTGTAAATTTATTAGAACCCGAAGCACCGGATTCATTTGTAAATTGGGGATTTTTTAATGCTTTCTTTGAACGAAAAGAATATGCGGAAGCTTATGTTATGGAGCCTTATGCGAAACAAATGATTAAAGAAGACTCACAATTGCGTGCTGAATATTATAAAATGCTAAATGAAGATGAATCTTTTAGAAATAATTCAGGTGAGAGATTAGATTTCTTCTACAAACGTTCGCCATTTTATGATAAAGGAGAAAATGTTTACCCAATAATGCGGTTGGTTGGAAAGAATATTTAA